A single window of Pseudomonas lijiangensis DNA harbors:
- a CDS encoding serine hydrolase domain-containing protein encodes MARRFVRLCLLCLLSLNVFPALAEDWPNEQWSVEPARPTTALKALEGYAFPPRDDTTRAGIRSDALLVIRDGRVVYERYAGVTTAQTPHLTWSISKSVLATVLGVAFGEGRFQLNDPVAKFYSPFKAHPDITLEDLLHWASGLDWQEDYEYAPLNSSVVAMLYTRGRDDMAHFTASHGVASVAGTSYRYSSGDSNVLSAALKGMVGEQAYKDYPWTALFDPLGIGSAVWETDGSGTFVGSSYTYMTARDLARIGLLMQRGGRWQQKQLLPSAWVDFVLKPFKGENVLASAEVPGGHWWLNRTHDGGAGPWPDAPPDTFAALGHWGQALYVIPSEGLVIVRYADDRDGSYDHNRMLKLLRAAFGKESGQ; translated from the coding sequence ATGGCCCGTCGTTTTGTTCGCTTGTGCCTGTTGTGTTTGCTGAGCCTGAATGTCTTCCCGGCCCTTGCCGAAGACTGGCCGAATGAGCAATGGAGCGTTGAGCCTGCCAGGCCGACAACCGCTCTCAAGGCGCTTGAGGGCTACGCTTTTCCGCCTCGCGACGATACGACCCGCGCAGGCATTCGCAGTGATGCCTTGCTGGTGATTCGCGACGGTCGCGTCGTTTATGAACGCTATGCCGGAGTCACCACGGCCCAGACACCGCACCTGACCTGGTCGATCAGCAAGAGCGTGTTGGCCACGGTGCTGGGTGTGGCATTCGGCGAAGGGCGTTTTCAATTGAATGATCCTGTCGCGAAGTTCTACAGCCCGTTCAAGGCGCATCCGGACATCACCCTCGAGGATCTCCTGCATTGGGCCTCGGGCCTCGACTGGCAGGAAGACTATGAATACGCGCCGCTCAACTCGTCGGTCGTAGCCATGCTCTATACCCGCGGTCGTGATGACATGGCTCACTTCACCGCCAGCCATGGCGTTGCCAGCGTGGCGGGCACGTCTTACCGGTATTCCAGCGGCGACAGCAATGTTCTGTCGGCTGCACTCAAAGGCATGGTGGGCGAACAGGCTTACAAGGATTACCCATGGACCGCGCTGTTCGATCCGCTGGGCATTGGCAGTGCCGTATGGGAAACCGATGGCAGCGGCACCTTCGTCGGGTCTTCCTACACCTACATGACTGCACGTGATCTGGCGCGTATCGGCCTGTTGATGCAGCGTGGCGGGCGCTGGCAACAGAAACAGTTATTGCCCTCGGCATGGGTGGATTTCGTCTTGAAGCCCTTCAAGGGTGAAAACGTGCTGGCCAGTGCTGAAGTGCCAGGCGGGCATTGGTGGCTCAATCGCACCCATGACGGCGGCGCAGGCCCGTGGCCCGATGCACCGCCGGATACCTTCGCGGCCCTCGGTCATTGGGGACAGGCGCTGTACGTGATTCCTAGTGAAGGGCTGGTGATCGTGCGCTACGCCGATGACCGCGACGGCAGCTATGACCACAACCGGATGCTCAAACTGCTGCGAGCAGCCTTCGGCAAGGAGAGCGGGCAATGA
- a CDS encoding amidase, which yields MSARRMFILRRPFSSLLLLVLVVVAVLAWQYRVALQAFPTIISAYTAKEYCSCRYVMNNPAEYCRSYVKQYIPAILTDDPVARSVSASGLGRSSVAAWQGSRQGCRLLPEEP from the coding sequence ATGAGCGCACGCCGAATGTTTATCCTGCGTCGTCCTTTTTCCAGCCTGCTCTTGCTGGTCCTCGTCGTGGTCGCCGTGCTGGCCTGGCAGTACCGTGTCGCCTTGCAGGCGTTCCCCACCATCATCAGTGCCTACACGGCCAAGGAGTATTGTTCGTGCCGTTATGTGATGAACAACCCTGCCGAGTACTGCCGCAGTTACGTGAAGCAATACATTCCCGCCATCCTGACGGACGACCCTGTCGCCAGGTCGGTCAGTGCCAGCGGCCTGGGGCGCAGCAGCGTTGCAGCATGGCAGGGCTCGCGCCAAGGATGCCGTTTGCTGCCTGAGGAACCCTGA